From Acidobacteriota bacterium, a single genomic window includes:
- a CDS encoding RHS repeat-associated core domain-containing protein, producing the protein MLGSPRVITDSEGNVIARRDFKPFGEEISSNTGERTITAKYGAADNLRQKFTTYQRDEETGLDFAEARMYENRHGRFTAVDPLLASGKSANPQTFNRFAYVGNRPTKLIDPSGLCPPEEEPCMTDENGNEIPGRYGPDGVYTYCFAGPCSQAEASSSNQTTGVAQAATTNPTTTTPRTIPNSPFNSPRSGPLARRPPGEFSAPRSSPATRFSQNASRSVRVGAVTFAIGLVVNELVSPSQTVGGDECDRGIPDCTEPEDRRNRYFRGVADVTERDFRIDPATGLLKPGFGISLFTDPNLVPKRFVRNRAVRSLSAIGLTMPDCAVYNQSTDLRP; encoded by the coding sequence ATGCTTGGCTCGCCAAGAGTGATCACGGACAGCGAAGGCAACGTCATCGCGCGCCGCGATTTCAAACCCTTCGGCGAAGAGATATCGAGCAACACGGGCGAACGTACAATCACAGCAAAATACGGCGCCGCCGACAACCTCCGCCAGAAATTCACCACCTACCAACGCGACGAAGAAACCGGCCTCGACTTCGCCGAAGCCAGAATGTATGAAAACCGCCACGGCCGCTTCACCGCCGTCGATCCGCTCTTAGCAAGCGGCAAATCAGCGAATCCGCAGACGTTCAATCGGTTTGCTTATGTTGGGAATCGCCCAACAAAACTGATAGATCCAAGCGGTTTGTGCCCACCAGAGGAAGAACCATGCATGACAGACGAGAACGGCAACGAGATTCCTGGGCGCTACGGTCCTGATGGCGTCTACACGTATTGTTTCGCCGGACCTTGCTCGCAGGCCGAAGCATCCTCGTCAAATCAAACGACAGGAGTGGCACAAGCAGCCACCACAAATCCAACGACAACAACGCCGCGAACGATCCCAAATTCGCCGTTCAACTCGCCGCGAAGCGGACCACTTGCACGCAGACCGCCCGGCGAATTTTCCGCACCACGTTCATCGCCCGCCACGCGATTTTCACAAAATGCCTCCAGATCGGTACGCGTTGGGGCGGTTACCTTCGCGATCGGTCTGGTCGTGAACGAACTCGTGAGTCCATCGCAAACCGTGGGTGGTGATGAGTGTGATCGAGGTATCCCAGACTGCACCGAACCAGAAGACCGCAGAAATCGCTATTTTAGAGGCGTTGCGGATGTTACGGAACGCGACTTTCGGATTGATCCCGCCACAGGGTTGTTAAAGCCGGGATTCGGAATATCACTATTCACCGACCCAAACCTCGTTCCAAAACGGTTTGTGCGCAATCGGGCCGTTCGGAGTCTTTCTGCAATCGGATTGACGATGCCAGATTGTGCGGTTTACAACCAATCGACTGATCTTCGCCCCTGA
- a CDS encoding RHS repeat-associated core domain-containing protein, with protein MTDRNGNVVSRRDFKPFGEDLAADQTFRKTTDQYSTATQDKVRQRFTGYQKDIETGLDFAEARMYENRHGRFTAVDPLLASGKSANPQTFNRYTYVLNSPLVNTDPTGLQTNYEPCKSDERCDATLLRDKKTGKPVAVKPDGPIETVQCADCGQEETLPPNEPNPVIGPLINGFPQDPWRQAGTGLTTGVANFFIGTANLLTETGIRANNGFMPTFTPNPFYIQPFGCSGSINCNWQTAGTLAPLAAGPIVGAVARGATITRLGLVSESSNPLRFSQTFTSRSFQPGGPFEGQTIGEVASGIRSGKYTPSQLQSDM; from the coding sequence GTGACCGACAGGAACGGCAACGTCGTCTCAAGACGCGATTTCAAGCCGTTTGGCGAAGACCTCGCCGCCGACCAGACGTTCAGGAAAACGACCGACCAATACTCGACCGCAACCCAGGACAAGGTCCGCCAGCGCTTCACCGGATACCAGAAAGACATCGAAACGGGCCTCGATTTCGCCGAAGCCAGAATGTACGAAAACCGCCACGGCCGGTTCACCGCGGTCGATCCCTTGCTCGCAAGCGGCAAATCAGCGAATCCCCAGACCTTCAACCGCTACACCTACGTCCTGAATAGCCCGTTGGTCAACACCGACCCGACGGGGTTGCAGACGAACTATGAGCCCTGCAAGTCGGATGAACGGTGCGACGCAACGTTGCTTAGGGATAAGAAAACCGGCAAACCGGTTGCCGTCAAACCAGACGGTCCGATCGAAACCGTTCAGTGCGCCGACTGCGGCCAAGAGGAGACGCTGCCGCCGAATGAGCCGAATCCGGTCATAGGCCCCTTGATCAACGGGTTTCCCCAAGATCCATGGCGACAGGCGGGAACGGGACTAACCACCGGGGTGGCCAACTTCTTTATCGGTACCGCAAATCTTCTGACGGAGACGGGGATTCGGGCAAACAACGGCTTTATGCCAACCTTCACGCCCAACCCGTTCTATATTCAACCCTTTGGATGCAGCGGAAGCATCAATTGCAACTGGCAAACCGCCGGCACATTAGCACCGTTGGCCGCCGGCCCGATAGTCGGAGCAGTTGCCCGGGGAGCGACAATAACAAGGCTTGGATTGGTTAGCGAATCATCGAATCCGCTTCGATTTTCGCAAACATTCACAAGCCGAAGCTTTCAACCTGGCGGGCCGTTTGAAGGTCAAACTATCGGAGAGGTTGCGTCGGGGATTAGAAGCGGCAAATACACTCCGAGCCAGCTCCAGTCAGATATGTGA
- a CDS encoding RHS repeat-associated core domain-containing protein — translation MSFVFNGENKQSQVLGQNNHPIGRYFYDGEGRRVKKVTDLETTVFVYDASSKLIAEYSNQTPQNPNTSYVGTGTLLSVRLVTDKSGNVVSRRDFKPFGEDLAADQTFRKKTDKYSTATQDKVRQRFTGYLKDIETGLDFAEARMYENRHGRFTAVDPLLVSGTTLNPQSFNRFLYVQNDPINLIDPSGLACENADRRGDERCIWVAKGNSYGSMWESRFKGGNDLFDAGFTIVENPEAVDPFFLEAVHDTDEGPLNSVDEEYQTMIGMKVVLGINGRFEVRDAKALRDEDGMFGFLGATQDSFRDRLLYGSCNEGQGSCGEQLFNQDLLPDSVELNGGFLGASLGTKLTRNGTWFGQGGGDFIGSVANPLTLVKIAQNGRITPSISLMFNKTLRFGRMSPETRNNVESGFTVGIGGGSGLGGQVLYVPSTGDVVVGAGLTTPGIWVGGGYAAPFKRRLFSW, via the coding sequence TTGAGCTTCGTTTTCAACGGCGAGAACAAGCAATCGCAGGTTCTCGGCCAGAACAACCATCCGATCGGGCGCTACTTTTACGACGGCGAGGGGCGCAGGGTCAAGAAGGTCACCGATCTTGAAACGACCGTGTTCGTGTACGACGCGAGCAGCAAACTGATCGCCGAATACTCGAACCAGACGCCGCAGAATCCGAACACGAGCTATGTCGGGACCGGCACGCTGCTGAGCGTCAGGCTGGTAACGGACAAGAGCGGCAACGTCGTCTCACGCCGCGACTTCAAGCCGTTCGGCGAGGACCTTGCCGCCGACCAGACGTTCAGGAAGAAGACCGACAAATACTCGACCGCGACCCAGGACAAGGTCCGCCAACGCTTCACCGGATACCTGAAAGACATCGAAACGGGCCTCGACTTCGCCGAAGCCCGGATGTACGAAAACCGCCACGGACGGTTCACGGCAGTCGATCCGCTGCTTGTTTCGGGAACGACACTCAATCCCCAGTCATTCAATCGATTTCTTTATGTCCAGAACGATCCGATCAACTTGATTGATCCGTCGGGACTCGCCTGCGAGAATGCAGACCGACGAGGCGATGAACGCTGTATTTGGGTCGCGAAAGGAAATTCCTACGGTTCAATGTGGGAATCCAGATTCAAAGGGGGTAACGACTTATTCGATGCAGGGTTTACAATTGTCGAGAATCCTGAAGCGGTCGATCCATTCTTTTTGGAGGCAGTCCACGACACGGACGAAGGCCCCTTAAATTCGGTCGATGAAGAATATCAGACAATGATCGGCATGAAGGTTGTATTAGGAATCAACGGACGATTTGAAGTGCGCGATGCCAAAGCGTTACGGGATGAAGATGGAATGTTCGGATTCCTTGGGGCGACTCAGGACTCGTTTAGAGATCGCCTGCTTTACGGATCTTGCAACGAAGGACAAGGATCTTGCGGCGAGCAACTCTTCAACCAGGACCTTCTTCCAGACAGCGTCGAACTAAATGGCGGTTTTCTTGGCGCGTCGCTCGGTACAAAGCTGACTCGAAATGGTACATGGTTCGGTCAAGGTGGCGGTGATTTCATCGGGTCGGTTGCAAATCCGTTAACTCTGGTGAAAATTGCTCAGAACGGAAGGATAACGCCTTCGATTTCGCTGATGTTTAACAAAACGCTCCGATTCGGTCGGATGTCCCCGGAAACACGTAATAACGTCGAAAGTGGCTTTACCGTGGGGATCGGGGGAGGCTCGGGTTTGGGGGGTCAGGTATTATATGTTCCGTCAACCGGAGATGTTGTTGTAGGTGCCGGGCTAACGACTCCTGGAATTTGGGTCGGCGGCGGATATGCGGCACCATTCAAAAGGAGATTGTTCAGCTGGTAG
- a CDS encoding DNA gyrase inhibitor YacG, whose translation MPLVTCPTCGKRIEYDGNEFRPFCTERCKLLDFGAWADEEFAIPTQETALSEQDVEQIERALEERGKEFAD comes from the coding sequence ATGCCGTTAGTAACCTGTCCAACCTGCGGAAAACGTATCGAGTATGATGGCAACGAATTCCGGCCGTTTTGCACCGAACGATGCAAACTGCTCGACTTCGGCGCGTGGGCCGATGAGGAATTCGCCATTCCGACACAGGAAACGGCGTTGAGCGAACAAGACGTCGAACAGATCGAACGCGCGTTGGAAGAGCGCGGGAAGGAGTTTGCGGATTAG
- a CDS encoding MFS transporter, translating into MLKRLKSFFSRYRGLSGNVFALSLVSLFNDTSSEIIYPLLPAFLALTLGASPFAIGVIEGFAESVAAFLKLFSGYFSDKFNSRKLPVFVGYSLAGVVRPILAFATSWPQVLFVRLTDRVGKGIRGAPRDALIAGSVAPEKRGLAFGFNRAADHLGAVFGPICASVLLFLLADNPSQPSARDYSQVFLFASAPVILGLFVIAFFVKEEPRPTDVDSNSKIKLSINEFDGNFKRFLVVIALFTLSNSTDAFLLLRAEQSGVAVAVLPLLWMALHFSKVVFSLIGGDLSDKFGRKTLIFTGWVIYAFVYAGFAFVTESWQAWALFIIYGAYFGLTEGVEKAFVADLVGAPEKRGTAFGFYNLAFSITVFPASLIFGALWTYLGAQYAFLISASISIAAAVLLLSIRNSSETPAA; encoded by the coding sequence ATGCTCAAACGGCTCAAATCATTCTTCTCGCGCTACCGGGGACTCTCCGGCAACGTCTTCGCGCTGAGCCTCGTCAGTCTGTTCAACGACACTTCGAGCGAGATAATCTATCCGCTCTTGCCGGCTTTCCTGGCGCTGACACTCGGCGCATCGCCGTTCGCGATTGGAGTTATCGAAGGCTTCGCCGAGTCTGTGGCGGCGTTCCTGAAGCTCTTTTCGGGTTATTTCAGCGACAAATTCAACTCGCGGAAACTCCCTGTGTTCGTCGGCTATTCGCTTGCCGGCGTCGTGCGTCCGATACTCGCGTTCGCCACGAGCTGGCCGCAGGTCTTGTTCGTGCGGCTGACAGACCGTGTCGGCAAAGGGATTCGCGGAGCTCCGCGCGACGCACTGATCGCCGGCTCCGTCGCGCCCGAAAAACGCGGACTGGCATTTGGTTTCAACCGCGCGGCGGATCATCTCGGCGCTGTCTTTGGGCCGATTTGCGCATCGGTGCTTTTGTTTCTGCTCGCCGATAATCCGAGCCAGCCGTCTGCGCGGGATTACAGTCAGGTATTCTTGTTCGCTTCCGCGCCGGTGATCCTCGGACTCTTCGTGATCGCGTTTTTCGTCAAAGAAGAACCGCGACCGACGGACGTCGATTCCAATAGCAAGATCAAGCTGTCAATCAACGAATTCGACGGAAATTTCAAACGGTTTCTGGTCGTCATCGCGCTCTTCACGCTTTCGAATTCGACCGACGCGTTCCTGCTCTTGCGGGCCGAGCAATCCGGCGTCGCCGTCGCCGTTCTGCCGCTTCTTTGGATGGCGCTCCATTTCAGCAAGGTCGTCTTTTCGCTGATCGGCGGCGATCTGTCGGACAAGTTCGGCCGGAAAACACTGATCTTTACCGGCTGGGTGATCTATGCATTCGTCTATGCGGGATTTGCTTTCGTTACCGAGTCGTGGCAGGCGTGGGCGCTGTTCATCATTTACGGCGCGTATTTCGGGTTGACTGAAGGCGTCGAAAAAGCGTTCGTCGCGGATCTCGTCGGCGCCCCGGAAAAACGCGGCACGGCATTCGGTTTCTACAATCTCGCCTTTTCGATCACAGTCTTCCCGGCATCATTGATCTTCGGCGCGTTGTGGACATACCTCGGCGCGCAATACGCATTCCTGATCAGCGCATCGATCTCGATCGCCGCTGCCGTGTTGCTGCTCTCGATTCGGAACTCAAGCGAAACACCGGCGGCGTAG
- a CDS encoding MarR family transcriptional regulator, translating to MELTLQNGASVEETLVLTFFDLANQLSKLGEEVAAGAALTTQQWLVLLQIAGDPNFPLPAHLPERSNGAGIMGSEIALARGVSRASISVLVTQLLKRGLIRQEEEAGDRRRKRLFVTDDGRRIIDALDEARMNANRELFTDLDPAERQVLLGALRKCLGRLWVAAA from the coding sequence ATGGAGCTGACCCTGCAAAACGGAGCATCCGTCGAGGAAACGCTGGTCCTGACGTTCTTCGATCTCGCCAACCAATTGAGCAAACTCGGCGAGGAAGTAGCGGCGGGCGCGGCCTTGACGACCCAACAGTGGCTCGTATTGCTGCAGATCGCCGGCGATCCGAATTTTCCTTTGCCTGCACATCTTCCCGAACGATCGAACGGCGCCGGCATTATGGGATCGGAAATCGCTCTTGCAAGGGGCGTTTCGCGCGCCAGCATCAGTGTCTTGGTTACCCAGCTCCTGAAACGCGGTCTGATACGGCAGGAAGAGGAGGCCGGAGACCGCCGGCGCAAACGGCTGTTTGTCACGGACGACGGACGACGGATCATCGACGCTCTTGACGAGGCGCGAATGAACGCCAACCGCGAGCTGTTCACGGATCTCGATCCCGCCGAGCGGCAAGTGTTGCTCGGCGCGCTTCGCAAATGCCTCGGACGGCTTTGGGTCGCCGCAGCCTGA
- a CDS encoding molybdopterin-dependent oxidoreductase has translation MNLSILLWGIPQAMRVASQIYPKYAARLKERNLVAQFRLRDKPEGRWISLDNGKISSARGIHERPDITIDFKNKAIAKSFLTPPFDLLERIDAAKNFKIVLHGPDELAVWFLRTLAQLESITWKYGTDVGNGVTRYTSGTNGGPIFVYVKDGKVIRTTPLDFDDDDAEPWSITARGKTFTPARRTSLAAHGMCQKSMLYSKGRILYPMKRVDFDPNGERNPQNRGKSGFERITWDEALEIVSSEIKRAKVVGPGAIAVDHGSHHQWGNLGHYLSAFNRFWNLIGVTKLMHSPDSWEGWFWGAMHHWGNSLRLGCPEFYGTVEDCLKEAEMIVFWSSDPDTTYGYEGSQRREWAKELGIKMVHIDPYLNHTAAHVGGKWIAPRPGTDPALAQAICHVWITEDLYDKDFVTNRTTGFDEWKDHILGASDGVPKSPEWQEAETGIPARDVRALAREWGSKKTYLGAGSWGCGVGGAGRTATGMQWARMMTILAAMQGWGRPGVNFGNLQFGTPLDFNFYFPGYGEGSISGDLAFSANSANNYQRMPHIVTMSTVRQSIPRIWFPEAITEGKAQGYLTDVSSVQGQFFPFFYPSPGHARVEMLYKYGSQLFGTMVGGNRWARAYQHESLKFIVNQSVWHEGETPFSDIILPACTIFEKWDIGEWYNVGAGYVHHMYSMNNHRVISLQHKCIEPLGESKSDYEIFLAVSEKLGLGAVYSEGGTSELDWCKRVFYSSDLSKHISWRQFLKKGYFVVPPDPETARAPTANRWFYEGRKKDTPEPYPLPSDYVGEYLGGLQTSSGKFEFVAESLKKIDDPDRPPLNRYMPSYEDPSRNPELADFPLKLQTPHTRYAYHVMGDDEGSSLNDVREHRVLKDGRYYLVARMSRKDADARGIKDDDLIRLWNNRASVVCAAQVTERLRPGVISAYSGSAKYHPVGEPGRSTDLGGCVNMLNPKGSITKKGHGIKPNAVLIEVEKWTGVDTWQPMEKN, from the coding sequence ATGAATCTTTCGATCCTGTTGTGGGGCATTCCGCAGGCGATGCGGGTCGCTTCGCAGATTTACCCCAAGTACGCGGCGCGCTTGAAAGAGAGGAATCTCGTCGCGCAGTTCAGATTGCGCGATAAGCCCGAGGGCCGCTGGATCAGCCTCGACAACGGCAAGATCTCGTCCGCCCGTGGCATCCACGAGCGTCCCGATATTACGATCGACTTCAAGAACAAGGCGATCGCGAAAAGCTTTCTCACACCGCCTTTCGACCTGCTCGAGCGGATCGACGCCGCCAAAAACTTCAAGATCGTACTGCACGGCCCCGACGAACTCGCCGTCTGGTTTCTGCGGACGCTGGCGCAACTCGAGTCGATAACCTGGAAATACGGCACCGACGTCGGTAACGGCGTCACGCGCTACACGAGCGGAACCAACGGCGGGCCGATCTTCGTTTACGTCAAGGACGGCAAGGTTATCCGCACGACCCCGCTCGATTTCGATGACGACGATGCGGAACCGTGGTCGATCACCGCTCGCGGGAAGACGTTCACGCCGGCGCGTCGGACGTCGCTGGCCGCCCACGGAATGTGCCAGAAGTCGATGTTGTACTCGAAAGGGCGAATTCTCTACCCGATGAAGCGGGTCGATTTCGACCCGAACGGCGAACGCAATCCGCAGAATCGCGGAAAGTCCGGGTTCGAGCGCATCACCTGGGACGAAGCGTTGGAAATTGTATCGAGCGAGATCAAGCGCGCCAAGGTGGTCGGCCCGGGCGCGATCGCGGTCGATCACGGCTCGCACCATCAATGGGGCAACCTCGGGCATTATCTGAGCGCCTTCAACCGCTTCTGGAATCTGATCGGAGTCACGAAACTGATGCACAGCCCCGACAGTTGGGAGGGCTGGTTCTGGGGCGCGATGCATCATTGGGGCAACAGTTTGCGGCTCGGATGTCCGGAATTTTACGGAACCGTCGAAGATTGCCTGAAAGAAGCCGAGATGATCGTTTTCTGGTCGAGCGATCCGGACACGACCTATGGCTACGAGGGATCGCAGCGGCGCGAGTGGGCTAAAGAACTCGGCATCAAGATGGTCCACATCGATCCGTATTTGAACCACACCGCGGCGCACGTCGGCGGAAAATGGATCGCACCGCGGCCCGGGACCGACCCGGCGCTCGCGCAGGCCATCTGCCACGTCTGGATCACAGAGGATTTGTACGACAAGGACTTCGTAACGAACCGTACAACGGGATTCGACGAATGGAAAGACCATATCCTCGGCGCAAGCGACGGCGTGCCGAAATCGCCCGAATGGCAAGAGGCCGAGACCGGCATTCCCGCCCGCGACGTCCGCGCCCTGGCGCGCGAGTGGGGCTCGAAGAAGACGTATCTCGGCGCCGGCAGTTGGGGATGCGGCGTCGGTGGCGCGGGACGCACCGCGACCGGAATGCAGTGGGCGCGGATGATGACGATCCTCGCGGCGATGCAGGGCTGGGGACGTCCGGGCGTCAACTTCGGCAATCTCCAGTTCGGAACGCCGCTCGATTTCAACTTCTACTTCCCCGGCTACGGCGAGGGCAGCATCTCGGGCGATCTCGCTTTCAGCGCGAATTCGGCCAACAACTACCAGCGAATGCCGCACATCGTGACGATGAGCACCGTGCGTCAAAGCATCCCGCGGATCTGGTTTCCCGAGGCGATTACCGAGGGCAAGGCGCAGGGATACCTCACCGACGTTTCGTCCGTTCAGGGCCAGTTTTTCCCGTTCTTTTACCCATCGCCCGGCCACGCCCGCGTCGAAATGCTCTACAAGTACGGTAGCCAGCTTTTCGGCACGATGGTCGGCGGAAACCGCTGGGCACGCGCATATCAGCACGAAAGCCTCAAGTTCATCGTCAACCAATCGGTCTGGCACGAGGGCGAGACGCCGTTCTCGGACATCATACTTCCCGCCTGCACGATCTTTGAGAAATGGGATATCGGCGAGTGGTACAACGTCGGCGCCGGATACGTGCACCATATGTACTCGATGAACAATCATCGCGTGATCTCTTTGCAGCACAAGTGCATCGAGCCGCTCGGCGAGTCGAAGTCCGACTACGAGATCTTCCTCGCGGTGTCCGAGAAACTTGGACTCGGAGCGGTTTACTCAGAAGGCGGCACCTCTGAACTCGACTGGTGCAAGCGCGTGTTCTACTCCTCCGATCTGTCGAAGCACATCTCGTGGCGGCAGTTCCTCAAAAAAGGCTACTTCGTTGTTCCACCGGATCCTGAAACAGCACGCGCGCCGACCGCAAACCGCTGGTTTTACGAGGGCCGAAAGAAGGACACGCCCGAGCCGTATCCGCTTCCATCGGACTATGTCGGCGAATATCTCGGCGGTCTGCAGACATCGTCGGGCAAGTTCGAGTTCGTCGCCGAGTCGCTCAAAAAGATCGACGATCCGGACCGTCCGCCGCTCAATCGATATATGCCGTCCTACGAGGATCCGTCGCGCAATCCGGAACTCGCCGATTTTCCGCTGAAACTTCAGACGCCGCACACGCGCTACGCCTATCACGTGATGGGCGACGACGAGGGCAGCAGCCTCAACGATGTCCGCGAACATCGCGTCTTGAAGGACGGGCGCTACTACCTTGTCGCACGGATGAGCAGAAAGGACGCCGACGCGAGAGGCATCAAGGACGATGACTTGATCCGCTTGTGGAACAACCGCGCTTCAGTGGTCTGTGCGGCTCAGGTCACCGAACGGCTCCGGCCGGGCGTCATAAGCGCCTATTCCGGTTCGGCCAAATACCATCCGGTCGGTGAACCAGGGCGATCGACCGATCTCGGCGGCTGTGTGAATATGCTGAATCCGAAAGGGTCGATCACCAAAAAAGGGCACGGGATCAAGCCCAACGCGGTGCTGATCGAGGTTGAAAAATGGACCGGCGTCGATACCTGGCAGCCGATGGAGAAAAACTGA
- a CDS encoding oxidoreductase: MAKKWNMIVDVARCDNCRLCFLAVKDEYVGNEFPGISAAQPSQGHNWLDIRRKERGTYPIVRANFLPVMCNHCDNAPCMEAADGGAVRKRSDGIVIIDPVKAKGQKQIVDACPYGAVSWNEDEQIPQAWPFDAHLLDEGWNRTRLEQACPMDVCRSVKVEDEEMDRIRAEEGLEVLEPQLETRPRVYYKNLHLFNRCFVAGTLVHSVDGVEECASGVEVVIERDGSEIARTTTDTFGEFTVDGFEPNSDGYRLKADGTWGHLATRFEIEDESLYLGVFELGASC, translated from the coding sequence ATGGCCAAGAAGTGGAATATGATCGTCGATGTTGCGCGTTGCGACAACTGCCGCCTCTGCTTTCTGGCGGTGAAAGACGAATACGTCGGCAACGAATTCCCGGGGATCTCGGCGGCGCAACCGTCGCAAGGCCATAACTGGCTCGACATCCGCCGCAAGGAACGCGGCACTTACCCGATCGTCCGCGCGAACTTCCTGCCTGTAATGTGCAACCATTGCGACAACGCGCCCTGTATGGAGGCGGCCGACGGCGGCGCGGTTCGAAAACGCTCGGACGGGATCGTGATCATCGACCCGGTGAAGGCAAAGGGCCAGAAACAGATCGTGGACGCCTGCCCGTACGGAGCCGTGTCGTGGAACGAAGACGAGCAAATCCCGCAGGCTTGGCCCTTCGACGCGCATTTGCTCGACGAAGGCTGGAACCGAACGCGACTCGAGCAGGCGTGCCCGATGGACGTCTGCCGTTCGGTCAAGGTCGAGGACGAAGAGATGGATCGAATCCGGGCCGAAGAAGGCCTCGAGGTCCTCGAACCGCAATTGGAAACGCGGCCGCGTGTCTACTACAAAAACCTGCATTTGTTCAACAGATGCTTTGTTGCCGGAACTCTGGTTCATTCAGTCGATGGCGTCGAAGAATGCGCGTCCGGTGTCGAAGTTGTTATCGAACGCGACGGATCAGAGATCGCTAGAACGACGACCGACACGTTCGGCGAATTCACGGTCGATGGATTTGAACCGAACAGCGATGGCTACCGGTTGAAGGCGGACGGAACTTGGGGGCATCTCGCGACCCGTTTTGAGATTGAGGATGAAAGTCTGTATCTCGGCGTGTTTGAACTTGGCGCAAGTTGCTGA
- the def gene encoding peptide deformylase yields MIRTITEYPAPVLGDVGMPVEKFDEDLAALCADMFETMYNAEGVGLAAPQIGLNLRLFVMDCDGVKLVAANPEIIETSGEQSGQEGCLSVGKVPAVVVRPMKVKLRAQDEKGEWFEREAEGYAARAFMHETDHCNGKLFIDHLPKMRRDMIVKSFKKRKSW; encoded by the coding sequence ATGATAAGAACGATCACTGAATATCCCGCTCCCGTCCTCGGTGACGTCGGAATGCCCGTCGAAAAATTCGATGAGGACCTTGCCGCGCTTTGCGCCGATATGTTCGAAACGATGTACAACGCCGAGGGCGTCGGGCTTGCGGCTCCGCAGATCGGGCTGAATCTTCGCCTTTTCGTGATGGACTGCGACGGCGTAAAACTCGTCGCCGCGAATCCGGAGATCATCGAAACGAGCGGCGAGCAATCGGGTCAGGAAGGATGTCTTTCGGTCGGCAAGGTCCCGGCCGTCGTCGTAAGGCCGATGAAGGTCAAACTCCGCGCTCAGGATGAGAAAGGCGAATGGTTCGAGCGCGAGGCCGAGGGCTACGCCGCCCGCGCGTTTATGCACGAGACCGATCATTGCAACGGCAAACTCTTCATCGATCACCTCCCGAAAATGCGCCGCGATATGATCGTCAAGAGTTTCAAGAAGCGAAAGTCCTGGTGA